A stretch of Malus sylvestris chromosome 11, drMalSylv7.2, whole genome shotgun sequence DNA encodes these proteins:
- the LOC126588242 gene encoding uncharacterized protein LOC126588242 isoform X2 — MQHDEVIWQVIRHKHCSYMSKIETGIFCRNPYNVTGICNRSSCPLANSRYSTIRDHDGVFYLYMKTIERAHMPNKLWERVKLPRNYEKALEIIDKNLMYWPKFLVHKTKQRLTKMTQMRIRMRKLALKTREKIMTTPRKQIKREARREEKAEKAALLDQSIEKELLERLNKNVYGDIYNYPFKQYQKVLDGAEVETEREEEEEEEEEPEIEYVEGYDELEEEDDIEDFAGLAMDNSHADEDNVGIDEEAEVVARKRGRKESAFTSRKFEKDEPAVKSKKKPRVLVEVEHEDTGARLKTVQ, encoded by the exons ATGCAGCACGACGAGGTGATATGGCAGGTTATCCGGCACAAGCATTGCAGCTACATGTCAAA AATTGAAACTGGGATTTTCTGTAGAAACCCCTATAACGTTACCGGGATTTGTAACCGGAGCTCCTGCCCTCTCGCTAATAGTCGATACTCCACGATTCGCGACCATGACG GAGTCTTCTATCTTTATATGAAAACTATCGAGAGAGCTCATATGCCGAATAAATTATGGGAAAGAGTGAAGTTGCCGCGGAATTATGAGAAAGCACTTGAAATCATTGACAAGAATCTG ATGTATTGGCCTAAGTTTCTCGTGCACAAAACAAAGCAACGGCTAACTAAAATGACTCAGATGCGGATACGCATGAGGAAGCTTGCTTTGAAAACAAG GGAGAAAATAATGACAACACCAAGGAAACAGATAAAGAGAGAGGCTAGAAGAGAGGAAAAGGCTGAAAAAGCTGCACTGTTGGACCAG AGCATTGAGAAAGAACTATTAGAACGCCTTAACAAAAATGTTTATGGTGATATATACAACTATCCATTTAAACAATACCAAAAAGTTCTTGATGGGGCAGAGGTCGAGactgaaagagaagaagaagaggaggaggaggag GAACCTGAGATTGAATATGTTGAAGGCTATGATGAACTTGAAGAGGAAGATGATATAGAAGATTTTGCTGGTCTTGCAATGGACAATTCACATGCAGATGAAGATAATG TTGGAATCGATGAAGAGGCAGAAGTAGTTGCTCGCAAGAGAGGGCGAAAGGAATCTGCCTTTACTTCTAGAAAGTTTGAGAAGGATGAACCTGCTGTCAAATCGAAGAAAAAGCCGAGGGTGCTTGTTGAG GTGGAGCATGAAGATACTGGTGCTAGGCTAAAAACAGTCCAGTGA
- the LOC126588245 gene encoding glycine-rich protein 5-like, which yields MANYKMPSSSKLLLLVLLGAFAFTSGARKLGSEKGSFEDQKNLFHRGGGGLGGGGGGGLGGGGGLGGGSGAGGGVGGGVGAGAGGGLGGGGGGGFGGGGGGGVGAGSGFGGGAGGGFGAGGGLGGGAGGGGGGGFGGGGGGGLGGGAGGGFGGGAGAGGGLGGGLP from the coding sequence ATGGCTAATTATAAGATGCCTTCTTCTTctaagcttcttcttcttgtgctTCTCGGTGCTTTCGCTTTCACTAGTGGTGCAAGGAAGCTCGGCAGTGAAAAAGGTTCCTTTGAGGATCAGAAAAACTTGTTTCACCGTGGTGGTGGTGGACTAGgcggtggaggtggtggtggtctTGGAGGTGGAGGAGGTTTAGGTGGCGGTAGCGGTGCTGGTGGTGgtgttggtggtggtgttggaGCTGGAGCTGGTGGTGGACttggtggcggtggtggtggaggatttggtggtggtggcggtggaggAGTAGGTGCTGGATCAGGTTTTGGTGGAGGAGCTGGTGGTGGGTTCGGAGCTGGTGGTGGCCTTGGGGGTGGAGCTGGAGGAGGTGGCGGCGGAGGATTCGGaggtggtggaggaggaggacttGGGGGAGGAGCCGGCGGAGGTTTCGGTGGAGGAGCTGGTGCTGGTGGTGGGCTTGGAGGTGGATTGCCTTAA
- the LOC126588239 gene encoding uncharacterized protein LOC126588239 isoform X4, with translation MIPSVESLVSDNILIPPFSVMRQLAIAVEAGKKSKSLKDFLASSGSSSPVRERAGLSLSAVKSLVLREKDEKPSDFCDNEKVLALIRSLFDAEGNFLRRKIDSGSEAVTPTSLPRDIHGAPPESLVVKLAEVIGSFRTLKKMTLFWCRVVVELRRLWSEEQYVPSIPLDEIPDLNSCLLYQRLQVMNCCVSRKRRHDIATEKLDLVIREASPHAEESALSKDNPAGPIYARLSMGELVLRLGASSPSGDLTMLETGEPVYSPVTQEGPLLTEDLIKENEEFVLRTGSVGAGCSQLLSDMQAFKAANPGCILEDFVRWHSPPDWTEAEPSDEENDSFVGSDVLSTRGYLSSRMQKEGNLWREFWDTSKPVPAVKQAPLFDEDLAVEGILDGLEDISPSDLFQQLFVSLLGLGFVIAEAKLSTSSDFSKLFYECKEYVVSSCQSSTWTEKVEELCQVYETVETMLLNPEEALRAMNQPDESTTPSGEPKRRFRRLTLNFGGKDKQLRKTASKDQKNSTSPGSQPFSSFFDNKSSLFSK, from the exons ATGATTCCATCAGTTGAAAGCTTGGTCTCAGACAACATTCTGATTCCTCCGTTTTCTGTTATGAGACAATTGGCTATAGCTGTTGA GGCTGGAAAGAAGTCCAAGTCATTGAAAGATTTTTTGGCGTCATCAGGGAGTTCCTCACCTGTCAGGGAGAGAGCGGGTCTGAGTCTATCTGCAGTGAAGTCATTAGTGCTTCGTGAAAAGGATGAAAAGCCATCTGATTTTTGTGATAACGAGAAAGTCCTAGCATTGATTCGGTCTCTATTTGATGCAG AGGGGAATTTTCTGAGAAGGAAGATTGATTCTGGTTCAGAGGCAGTTACTCCAACATCTTTGCCTAGAGATATTCATGGTGCTCCTCCTGAAAGCCTTGTTGTTAAGTTAGCTGAAGTCATTGGGAGCTTCAGAACCCTCAAGAAAATGACTCTGTTTTGGTGCAGAGTTGTTGTTGAA CTGAGAAGACTTTGGTCTGAAGAACAATATGTGCCTAGCATCCCCTTGGATGAGATTCCAGATCTGAATTCCTGTCTTTTGTATCAGCGGTTGCAAGTGATGAACTGTTGTGTTTCTAGGAAAAGGCGTCATGATATCGCCACTGAAAAATTAGACCTTGTAATAAGGGAAGCTAGTCCACATGCAGAAGAATCCGCTCTTTCCAAAGACAATCCTGCAGGCCCTATTTATGCTAGATTAAGCATGGGGGAACTTGTCCTCCGACTAGGTGCTAGTAGCCCATCCGGCGACCTAACAATGTTGGAAACTGGTGAACCTGTGTACTCCCCTGTGACCCAG GAAGGACCTTTACTTACTGAAGATCTTATCAAGGAAAATGAGGAGTTTGTGCTTCGAACAGGAAG TGTTGGTGCTGGATGTTCTCAACTCCTCTCTGACATGCAGGCTTTCAAG GCTGCAAATCCTGGTTGTATTTTGGAAGACTTTGTGAGATGGCACTCTCCTCCTGACTGGACCGAGGCTGAGCCAAGTGATGAGGAAAATGACTCTTTTGTTGGTAGTGACGTATTGTCCACAAGAGGCTATCTCAGTAGCCGAATGCAAAAAGAAG GAAATTTGTGGCGTGAGTTTTGGGATACATCCAAACCAGTTCCAGCAGTTAAACAAGCACCCCTCTTTGATGAGGATTTAGCAGT GGAAGGTATCTTGGATGGTTTAGAGGACATATCACCTTCCGATCTTTTTCAGCAGCTGTTTGTTTCTTTG CTTGGTTTAGGATTTGTAATTGCTGAGGCTAAACTGTCCACGAGCAGTGATTTTTCGAAGCTGTTTTATGAATGCAAGGAATATGTTGTTTCCTCTTGTCAAAGCAGCACCTGGACTGAGAAGGTTGAAGAGCTTTGCCAG GTATATGAAACAGTGGAGACTATGTTACTCAATCCAGAGGAAGCATTAAGAGCAATGAATCAGCCAGATGAATCGACAACCCCTTCTGGCGAACCAAAACGGCGGTTTAGGAGGCTTACCCTCAACTTTGGTGGCAAAGACAAGCAGTTGAGAAAAACAGCATCAAAGGACCAGAAAAACTCAACGAGCCCCGGTAGCCAACCGTTTTCGAGTTTCTTCGACAACAAGTCATCATTATTTTCCAAATGA
- the LOC126588242 gene encoding uncharacterized protein LOC126588242 isoform X1 — protein sequence MQHDEVIWQVIRHKHCSYMSKIETGIFCRNPYNVTGICNRSSCPLANSRYSTIRDHDGVFYLYMKTIERAHMPNKLWERVKLPRNYEKALEIIDKNLMYWPKFLVHKTKQRLTKMTQMRIRMRKLALKTREKIMTTPRKQIKREARREEKAEKAALLDQSIEKELLERLNKNVYGDIYNYPFKQYQKVLDGAEVETEREEEEEEEEQEPEIEYVEGYDELEEEDDIEDFAGLAMDNSHADEDNVGIDEEAEVVARKRGRKESAFTSRKFEKDEPAVKSKKKPRVLVEVEHEDTGARLKTVQ from the exons ATGCAGCACGACGAGGTGATATGGCAGGTTATCCGGCACAAGCATTGCAGCTACATGTCAAA AATTGAAACTGGGATTTTCTGTAGAAACCCCTATAACGTTACCGGGATTTGTAACCGGAGCTCCTGCCCTCTCGCTAATAGTCGATACTCCACGATTCGCGACCATGACG GAGTCTTCTATCTTTATATGAAAACTATCGAGAGAGCTCATATGCCGAATAAATTATGGGAAAGAGTGAAGTTGCCGCGGAATTATGAGAAAGCACTTGAAATCATTGACAAGAATCTG ATGTATTGGCCTAAGTTTCTCGTGCACAAAACAAAGCAACGGCTAACTAAAATGACTCAGATGCGGATACGCATGAGGAAGCTTGCTTTGAAAACAAG GGAGAAAATAATGACAACACCAAGGAAACAGATAAAGAGAGAGGCTAGAAGAGAGGAAAAGGCTGAAAAAGCTGCACTGTTGGACCAG AGCATTGAGAAAGAACTATTAGAACGCCTTAACAAAAATGTTTATGGTGATATATACAACTATCCATTTAAACAATACCAAAAAGTTCTTGATGGGGCAGAGGTCGAGactgaaagagaagaagaagaggaggaggaggag CAGGAACCTGAGATTGAATATGTTGAAGGCTATGATGAACTTGAAGAGGAAGATGATATAGAAGATTTTGCTGGTCTTGCAATGGACAATTCACATGCAGATGAAGATAATG TTGGAATCGATGAAGAGGCAGAAGTAGTTGCTCGCAAGAGAGGGCGAAAGGAATCTGCCTTTACTTCTAGAAAGTTTGAGAAGGATGAACCTGCTGTCAAATCGAAGAAAAAGCCGAGGGTGCTTGTTGAG GTGGAGCATGAAGATACTGGTGCTAGGCTAAAAACAGTCCAGTGA